One genomic window of Candidatus Nitrosopumilus sediminis includes the following:
- a CDS encoding CxxC-x17-CxxC domain-containing protein translates to MHTTTCGDCGNECQVPFKPKEDRPVYCRECFQNHKPAPRQGGGRFGGRSGGFGGDRGSRFGRRDDRPREMHDAKCGDCGNDCQVPFQPKEDRPVYCRDCFQNHKN, encoded by the coding sequence ATGCACACCACAACATGTGGTGACTGTGGAAATGAATGTCAAGTACCATTCAAGCCAAAAGAAGACAGACCTGTTTATTGCAGAGAATGTTTCCAAAATCATAAACCAGCTCCTAGACAAGGTGGTGGTAGATTTGGTGGAAGATCCGGCGGCTTTGGTGGCGATAGAGGCTCTAGATTTGGTAGAAGAGACGACAGACCACGTGAAATGCATGATGCAAAATGTGGTGACTGTGGAAATGATTGCCAAGTGCCATTCCAGCCAAAAGAAGACAGACCTGTTTATTGCAGAGACTGCTTCCAAAACCACAAAAATTAG
- a CDS encoding YwbE family protein: MSDIPSRDKIKLGLSVNIVQKHDQRTGTLTEGKVKRILTSSNSHPHGIKVELLSGKIGRVQNII, encoded by the coding sequence TTGAGTGACATTCCATCAAGAGATAAAATAAAACTTGGCCTATCTGTCAATATTGTACAAAAACATGATCAAAGAACAGGAACTTTGACTGAAGGTAAAGTCAAACGAATTCTAACTTCAAGCAATTCCCATCCTCACGGAATCAAAGTTGAATTGCTTTCTGGTAAGATAGGGCGAGTCCAAAATATCATTTAA
- a CDS encoding arsenate reductase family protein — MKIFHKSTCITCKKTISKIERMNTDIEKRDFFKDPLSETELKKIVKMTGKKPSELLRKRDKMYKELDLENKKKTDEQLVKLMVKYPGLILRPIIITKNKAFVGKVNVKNLK, encoded by the coding sequence ATGAAAATATTTCATAAATCTACATGCATTACATGTAAAAAGACAATCTCAAAAATTGAACGAATGAATACAGATATTGAAAAAAGAGATTTTTTCAAAGACCCATTATCAGAAACAGAACTCAAAAAGATTGTAAAAATGACAGGTAAAAAACCATCAGAATTACTCAGAAAAAGAGACAAAATGTACAAAGAACTAGATTTAGAGAATAAGAAAAAAACAGATGAACAATTAGTCAAATTGATGGTGAAGTATCCAGGATTAATTTTACGTCCAATAATTATAACAAAAAACAAGGCATTTGTTGGAAAAGTGAATGTTAAAAATTTAAAATAA
- a CDS encoding carboxypeptidase-like regulatory domain-containing protein has product MYRTKDTFIGLFAFLMIFSFIPTSQAELWEFVVEANVENVVVYQGDTVVVTGRVVNHAYEPTRGVEVLIRTGSDTTKTFTTPDGHFRGEFENFQRIPGTYTVNVIASWYGMTGLTSTEFQVKGDVSPVSILQEKLSTDEAIKYLSANETDFEKNPIGQTLFKYYHGLLDELIEEQRGIEELREEQIFIEQQRRIADVLREQAVEEYNPRAGTYEGYQYDDYIKSVNPEIQDLIVQQLNFTKNNFIEANKLKQEMLVNGSTYEESMQAYLKMLSMPKETIEQFNQQYLEETTEENQEE; this is encoded by the coding sequence GTGTATAGAACCAAGGATACATTCATAGGATTATTTGCATTTTTAATGATATTTTCATTTATTCCAACATCTCAGGCAGAACTTTGGGAATTTGTAGTAGAAGCAAACGTCGAAAATGTAGTCGTGTATCAAGGAGATACGGTCGTAGTAACAGGCAGAGTAGTAAACCATGCATATGAGCCAACTAGAGGCGTGGAAGTTCTAATCAGAACAGGTTCAGACACTACAAAGACATTCACGACACCAGATGGACATTTCAGAGGAGAGTTTGAAAATTTTCAAAGAATCCCAGGAACATATACCGTTAATGTTATCGCATCATGGTATGGAATGACAGGATTGACAAGTACAGAATTCCAAGTAAAGGGAGATGTTTCACCAGTTTCAATTTTACAAGAAAAATTATCCACAGATGAAGCCATAAAATACCTCAGTGCAAATGAAACAGATTTTGAGAAAAACCCAATAGGTCAGACCTTATTCAAATACTATCATGGATTATTAGATGAATTAATCGAAGAACAAAGAGGCATTGAAGAATTAAGGGAAGAGCAGATTTTCATCGAACAGCAAAGAAGAATCGCTGATGTACTAAGAGAACAAGCTGTTGAAGAATACAATCCAAGAGCAGGAACATATGAAGGATATCAGTATGATGATTACATTAAGAGTGTGAATCCAGAAATTCAGGATCTGATCGTACAGCAATTGAACTTTACGAAGAATAATTTCATAGAGGCAAATAAGCTCAAACAAGAGATGTTAGTAAATGGCAGCACATATGAGGAATCCATGCAGGCATATCTAAAGATGCTTTCAATGCCAAAAGAAACTATTGAACAATTTAATCAGCAATATTTAGAAGAAACAACAGAAGAAAATCAAGAAGAATGA
- a CDS encoding PAC2 family protein, with product MEFIQNEQPNIEKPIIIAAMQDMGNVGSIVVNFINESLGTKTFRTAKTQFPTYIVDRGGYIDLPDEKWEYKYTDDLIVFGGGKGQPQSNSELNALCQDVIDTAKKYSAKFIYTFGGFHTNRIFDNKPKTYITTTSKELTKQMEGLEVETTPQKSIITGFNGLILGFAKINDIQGIGMYGELNEPEIPQYRSAISIIKTLEKLTYRKLGDTSQLEMMAQEIERKFKN from the coding sequence GTGGAATTCATTCAGAATGAACAGCCAAACATAGAAAAACCAATCATAATTGCAGCAATGCAAGATATGGGAAATGTTGGAAGCATAGTAGTAAATTTCATCAATGAGTCTCTCGGAACAAAAACATTCAGAACAGCAAAAACACAATTTCCAACATATATCGTAGATAGGGGAGGATATATTGATCTTCCAGATGAAAAATGGGAATACAAATACACTGATGACTTGATAGTATTTGGAGGAGGCAAAGGCCAACCACAAAGTAATAGCGAGTTAAACGCTCTGTGTCAAGATGTAATTGATACTGCAAAAAAATATTCAGCAAAATTCATCTATACATTTGGAGGATTTCACACAAATCGGATTTTTGACAACAAGCCTAAAACATACATCACAACAACATCAAAAGAACTAACAAAACAGATGGAGGGGTTAGAGGTTGAAACAACTCCTCAAAAATCAATCATTACAGGATTTAATGGATTAATTCTAGGGTTTGCAAAAATAAATGATATTCAGGGGATCGGCATGTATGGAGAGCTCAACGAGCCGGAAATACCACAATACAGATCAGCTATTAGCATAATCAAAACTCTTGAAAAATTAACATATAGAAAATTGGGAGATACTAGCCAATTAGAAATGATGGCTCAAGAGATAGAAAGAAAATTTAAAAATTAA
- a CDS encoding DEAD/DEAH box helicase: protein METSMENIGTLEYVLDKYSKTWSWKVTGDRAVSMISRLVSEAWYGENVNEIIIPDSTETVKQLKLIMDRYPLEILSKSIWQRKIVKTYAPKPTLPPVKLKLKRAKTGEQFRGKLLNFQKEGLDFLLKSSGNALLADEMGLGKTVQTLSYAATEKQTFPLLVVAPLVTLNNWEREIEKFLKKKSRNGRIIESESPSVTIIRTGKSQELPKTDIYIINYELLFKRNDDLSKLGLRTIVCDEVHNLRSKTTQKYKAVKKLAALPSILYRIGLSGTPIYNRGSEIWPIIDIIKPGLLGSFKEFCEYFCYVNEKGKAIVLENKRASLRNELQKHVMLRRKKADVLKELKDKVRYKEVIAADTDYYLEELDKIWKKVEAEQKDAETEFSKSASYHRAIQSERQIAGIAKLPHVINFVKNIMEIEESVVVFCHHKVIHKLLHDSLQEFSPVSIIGGQSDATRQDQIDKFQRGESKLMIAGIRAGNVGINLTRAKYVIFAELDWSPAIHRQAEDRLHRIGQKNTVFAYYLIGNGTLDDHVANVLVDKSYEIDEIMDESKENYENKDKAELILAQIQDKVRSK, encoded by the coding sequence ATGGAAACATCCATGGAAAACATTGGAACATTGGAATATGTCCTTGACAAATATTCCAAAACCTGGAGCTGGAAAGTTACAGGTGATCGTGCAGTTAGTATGATATCTCGCCTTGTTTCCGAGGCATGGTATGGAGAAAACGTTAATGAGATTATCATTCCAGACAGTACTGAAACTGTAAAACAGCTAAAATTAATCATGGACAGATATCCTCTTGAAATTTTATCAAAATCAATCTGGCAAAGAAAAATTGTAAAAACATATGCTCCAAAACCTACACTGCCCCCCGTCAAACTAAAACTAAAACGAGCAAAAACAGGTGAACAATTTAGAGGAAAATTACTAAACTTTCAAAAGGAAGGATTAGACTTTTTGCTAAAATCCTCTGGCAATGCTTTATTGGCAGATGAAATGGGTCTTGGAAAAACTGTCCAAACGTTATCTTATGCTGCAACTGAAAAGCAAACATTTCCCCTTCTTGTTGTTGCACCTTTAGTTACCCTAAATAATTGGGAGAGAGAAATTGAGAAATTTCTGAAAAAGAAAAGTAGGAATGGGAGAATTATTGAATCAGAGTCTCCCAGTGTTACTATTATTAGAACTGGCAAATCCCAAGAACTTCCTAAAACAGATATTTACATAATTAATTATGAATTGCTTTTCAAAAGAAATGATGATTTATCAAAATTAGGACTCAGGACAATTGTTTGTGATGAAGTACATAATTTGAGATCAAAAACAACTCAAAAATACAAAGCAGTAAAAAAATTAGCAGCACTTCCATCTATTCTTTATAGAATTGGACTGTCTGGAACCCCAATCTACAACCGTGGTTCGGAAATATGGCCAATCATAGATATCATAAAACCCGGACTACTTGGAAGTTTCAAGGAATTCTGTGAGTATTTTTGTTATGTAAATGAAAAAGGAAAAGCAATTGTTTTAGAAAACAAACGTGCATCTCTTAGAAATGAATTACAAAAACATGTAATGCTTCGAAGAAAAAAGGCTGATGTGCTAAAAGAACTAAAAGATAAAGTTCGTTATAAGGAAGTTATTGCAGCAGACACTGATTATTATCTTGAAGAGTTGGATAAAATTTGGAAGAAAGTTGAGGCCGAACAGAAAGATGCTGAAACCGAATTTTCTAAATCTGCTTCTTACCATAGAGCAATTCAAAGTGAAAGACAAATTGCAGGCATTGCTAAACTTCCACATGTAATCAATTTTGTTAAAAACATTATGGAAATTGAAGAAAGCGTTGTTGTTTTTTGTCATCATAAGGTAATTCACAAACTATTGCATGACAGTCTTCAGGAATTCTCCCCTGTCTCAATTATCGGTGGACAATCTGATGCAACTCGTCAGGATCAAATAGACAAATTCCAAAGAGGCGAATCAAAATTAATGATTGCAGGTATACGTGCTGGAAATGTTGGTATCAATTTGACTAGGGCAAAGTATGTTATTTTTGCAGAATTGGACTGGAGTCCTGCTATTCATAGACAAGCTGAGGATAGACTTCATAGAATTGGTCAGAAAAATACTGTGTTTGCATATTATTTGATAGGCAATGGAACTTTAGATGATCATGTTGCTAATGTACTAGTAGACAAGAGTTATGAGATTGATGAAATCATGGATGAATCAAAAGAGAACTATGAGAATAAAGATAAGGCAGAACTCATACTAGCTCAGATTCAAGACAAGGTTCGCTCAAAATAA
- a CDS encoding superoxide dismutase, translated as MVRYELPRLPYGYNELEPFIDTETMKIHHQKHHQSYVDGLNKALADVGSASHPQYISSILSDLKSIPESGRSAINFFGGGFENHRLFWETMIPNSDGKPGGQLEDQIDVYFDNFENFKKVFSEKAINIQGSGWCWLVFNSTYHKIEIITTENQTSPWTLGKFPLLGLDVWEHAYYLKYQNKRPDYVKAWWNVVNWDYVANRFSELAN; from the coding sequence ATGGTTAGATATGAACTTCCAAGATTGCCTTATGGTTATAATGAATTGGAACCTTTCATAGATACTGAAACAATGAAAATTCATCATCAAAAACATCATCAATCATATGTTGATGGGCTAAACAAAGCACTTGCCGATGTTGGAAGTGCATCTCATCCACAATACATTTCATCTATACTGTCTGATTTAAAATCCATCCCTGAATCAGGAAGAAGCGCAATCAATTTTTTTGGAGGTGGTTTTGAAAATCATAGATTGTTTTGGGAAACAATGATTCCAAATAGTGATGGAAAACCAGGTGGGCAATTAGAAGATCAGATAGATGTGTATTTTGATAATTTTGAGAATTTTAAAAAAGTTTTTTCTGAAAAAGCAATCAATATTCAAGGCAGTGGTTGGTGTTGGTTGGTTTTCAATTCAACATATCACAAAATTGAAATCATAACTACTGAAAATCAAACTAGTCCTTGGACCTTGGGAAAATTTCCATTATTGGGTTTGGATGTATGGGAACATGCATACTATTTGAAATATCAAAACAAAAGACCTGATTATGTTAAAGCTTGGTGGAATGTTGTTAATTGGGATTATGTTGCAAATAGATTTTCAGAACTAGCCAACTAA
- a CDS encoding DUF7482 domain-containing protein — MNKSLRYIALLAILPLFTAGMTTDYFSDAEALKSKGIGTSKYGSSTGICGLQLCSEIPGGKAAWEAGQKKVTPVASVEEKMEAMMKHDESMMEATMEDETEADLGSVLRLSRANVPATIPMHQGYYNGEDVYYIITDSSDPTHAEIITTNQGWQVELAPLLKNTPEEALSKVYLFTNGIEGDGIHGYQGQVFTSTPAQADVYSALTSHVHVTWNEGVTPRILDSEAMIMQAAENNEITLTSVDVVLNMPQIVWPEGQMIIKDVTLTDTTPYGGGQVLDIDTEEMTVTFIAHRGWGPDGRTIYYIVTDATPSGPAGMMGVVSSPTSASLIANSAAVDLYQFKNGLTGTGPLGFQPGIAVGAPGDANYSPMWRIFMIGWDDPENAQLLETIDDINAYREAGLINIGIARPMDSDHIVNCPFIDPFQ; from the coding sequence ATGAACAAGAGTCTAAGATACATTGCACTTCTTGCAATTTTACCCTTGTTTACAGCAGGTATGACAACAGATTATTTCTCAGATGCTGAAGCACTGAAAAGCAAAGGTATTGGAACCTCGAAATATGGTTCTTCTACTGGAATCTGTGGTTTACAACTTTGTTCTGAAATTCCAGGCGGTAAAGCCGCTTGGGAAGCAGGGCAAAAAAAAGTCACTCCTGTAGCTTCAGTTGAAGAAAAAATGGAAGCCATGATGAAACATGATGAATCTATGATGGAAGCGACCATGGAAGATGAGACTGAAGCAGACTTGGGTTCTGTACTTAGATTATCAAGAGCAAATGTTCCGGCAACAATTCCTATGCATCAAGGTTACTACAACGGTGAAGATGTTTACTATATCATCACCGATTCTAGTGATCCAACACATGCAGAAATAATTACTACAAATCAAGGATGGCAAGTAGAACTTGCTCCGTTGTTGAAGAATACTCCTGAAGAAGCACTATCAAAAGTATACTTGTTTACCAACGGCATTGAAGGCGATGGTATACACGGATACCAAGGCCAAGTGTTCACTAGTACTCCTGCACAAGCAGATGTTTACAGTGCATTGACTTCACATGTACATGTTACATGGAATGAAGGTGTAACTCCAAGAATACTTGATTCAGAAGCAATGATTATGCAAGCAGCTGAGAACAATGAAATTACATTGACATCCGTTGATGTGGTTTTGAATATGCCGCAAATTGTTTGGCCTGAAGGTCAGATGATAATTAAAGATGTGACATTAACTGACACTACGCCTTATGGTGGTGGTCAAGTTCTTGATATCGATACAGAAGAGATGACTGTAACTTTCATAGCTCATCGTGGATGGGGTCCTGATGGTAGAACTATCTATTACATTGTAACAGATGCTACTCCAAGTGGTCCTGCCGGAATGATGGGTGTTGTTAGTTCACCAACATCTGCAAGCTTGATTGCAAATTCAGCAGCAGTAGACTTGTATCAATTCAAAAATGGTTTGACAGGAACAGGTCCATTAGGATTCCAACCTGGAATTGCAGTAGGAGCTCCCGGCGATGCTAATTATTCTCCAATGTGGAGAATCTTTATGATTGGTTGGGATGATCCTGAAAATGCACAATTACTAGAAACCATTGATGATATCAATGCATACAGGGAAGCTGGTTTGATCAACATTGGTATTGCGCGTCCAATGGATAGTGACCATATTGTAAACTGTCCATTCATAGACCCATTCCAATGA
- a CDS encoding DUF5679 domain-containing protein — MTIGYCVKCRDKREIGGPKPYTMKNGKPAIKGTCPTCSTAIFRIGRG, encoded by the coding sequence ATGACAATAGGATATTGTGTTAAGTGTCGAGACAAACGAGAAATCGGCGGCCCTAAACCATACACCATGAAAAATGGTAAACCTGCAATCAAAGGCACATGCCCAACATGCAGTACAGCCATTTTTAGAATTGGTAGAGGATAA
- a CDS encoding FAD-binding oxidoreductase, which translates to MKKSILKTLESEIQGNVYSTKEFREFYSVDASSYKIVPKIIVIPKNERDVIRTVKIAKEFKTSVTVRGAGTGLVGSALNTGIILDMKNFDSIRLGKNHVTVGTGVLKGNLDKVLEKSKKFLPPNPSIGSFCSIGGMLGNNSSGSRSLKYGSMIDNVEEITFVDGNGKKIILPKNNKKSKEIIKITNQIDCKKFPNVTKNSSGYRLDKIETINDTHKTIIGSEGTLGIILSAKLKIKNKPKKRILFVIEYNSVIKAATNCRDINKTNPSALEFVDKITFDQINYKFDKKSKCLLFVEYDDKIKSNEKKIHQIITGKIVKKLKTDKEIADWWKYRDLSLHYSLKSIKKEKRIPHVIEDAAVPLKYLPKLFLILNKINKKYNTKSIVYGHAGNGNVHVRLISERKKISIIKNIANEYFDEILKLGGTITAEHGDGLARSEYIKKQYGAKNYEIFKNIKKYFDPENILNPGKIITTKSTIIQNLEEL; encoded by the coding sequence ATGAAAAAATCAATTTTAAAAACATTAGAATCAGAAATTCAAGGAAACGTCTATTCAACAAAAGAATTCAGAGAATTTTATTCAGTAGATGCAAGTTCTTACAAAATCGTCCCAAAAATTATTGTTATTCCAAAAAATGAGAGGGATGTTATCAGAACTGTAAAGATTGCAAAAGAATTCAAAACATCTGTTACTGTAAGAGGTGCAGGGACAGGTCTTGTAGGCAGTGCACTAAACACAGGAATAATACTAGATATGAAAAATTTTGATTCAATCAGGCTTGGGAAAAATCACGTTACTGTAGGAACAGGAGTTCTCAAAGGTAATTTAGATAAAGTATTAGAAAAATCTAAAAAGTTTTTACCACCAAACCCATCAATTGGATCATTTTGTTCAATTGGAGGAATGTTAGGAAATAATTCAAGTGGAAGTAGAAGTTTGAAATATGGAAGCATGATAGACAATGTTGAAGAAATTACATTTGTTGATGGTAATGGTAAAAAAATAATCCTTCCAAAAAATAATAAAAAGTCCAAAGAGATTATTAAAATTACAAATCAGATAGATTGTAAAAAATTTCCAAACGTAACTAAAAACTCATCTGGATATAGATTAGATAAAATAGAAACAATTAATGACACACATAAAACTATAATTGGTTCAGAAGGAACATTAGGGATAATACTTTCTGCAAAATTAAAAATCAAAAACAAACCAAAAAAGAGAATACTTTTTGTGATAGAATATAATTCAGTGATTAAAGCTGCAACAAACTGTAGAGATATCAACAAGACAAATCCATCAGCACTTGAATTTGTAGATAAAATTACATTTGATCAAATTAATTACAAATTTGATAAGAAAAGCAAATGTTTACTTTTTGTTGAATACGATGACAAAATCAAGTCAAATGAAAAAAAGATTCATCAGATCATAACAGGAAAGATTGTTAAAAAACTAAAAACAGATAAAGAAATTGCAGACTGGTGGAAATATAGAGATTTATCATTACATTATAGTTTAAAATCGATTAAAAAAGAAAAACGAATTCCACATGTAATAGAAGATGCAGCAGTGCCATTAAAGTATCTCCCAAAATTATTTTTAATTTTAAATAAAATAAATAAAAAATACAATACAAAGTCAATAGTTTATGGACACGCGGGAAATGGAAATGTGCATGTACGGTTAATTTCAGAAAGGAAAAAAATTAGTATTATCAAAAACATAGCAAACGAATATTTTGATGAAATCTTGAAACTGGGAGGAACGATTACGGCTGAACACGGAGACGGCCTGGCAAGATCAGAGTATATTAAAAAACAATATGGGGCAAAAAATTATGAAATATTCAAAAATATTAAAAAATATTTTGATCCTGAAAATATCCTCAATCCAGGCAAAATCATAACCACAAAAAGTACAATCATACAAAATCTGGAAGAACTTTAA
- a CDS encoding HD domain-containing protein: MQQFANTHSMRNEILSLMVENRLEDDCYVEMLDYTIDLFESQGLGTEYYGYHNINHELEVTYVSLLAAKQNQVQFTDEDIKYLYVSALFHDFDPQKSVDKPHEESVLKFISMDKKLQNLINLANLDLEIIKVLILRTTYPWSGKLKQNAEEQIKQCFENSDLTRNNLAYQEHVMDMGWYLSVVDRISGYALGDFAKAMEMAKMNAHALAWRPSLIVRSAVAYFEELLNKETDMAKAILKVLPKEMRKNFFDAVLSFMKIRQQEITIQADYSYENLKMIPTIESMITRNDPKFIESLYKIFLELPRPLQFEKENFEKSVKDPRVIINTLRLNDKNGEIIGFSKGGPLENYKLREEIRDENYGLGNTIFLEPLALKMGYWGLKGGSEMRHMFIMQSHSMKFKYMTSFALRDVIRSRIDKEQAEFVTLFDPERWDYYRIQI; encoded by the coding sequence TTGCAACAATTTGCAAATACCCATTCAATGAGAAATGAGATTCTCAGTTTGATGGTAGAGAATAGATTAGAAGACGATTGTTATGTGGAGATGTTAGATTATACTATTGACCTATTTGAGAGTCAGGGACTCGGAACAGAGTATTATGGATATCACAACATCAACCATGAATTAGAAGTAACATATGTTTCACTTTTAGCAGCCAAACAAAATCAAGTTCAATTCACAGATGAAGACATAAAATATCTGTATGTTTCAGCATTGTTTCATGATTTTGATCCACAAAAAAGTGTTGATAAGCCTCACGAAGAAAGTGTTTTGAAATTTATTTCAATGGATAAAAAACTGCAGAATTTAATTAATTTAGCAAACTTGGACTTGGAGATAATCAAAGTATTGATTTTGAGAACCACATATCCTTGGAGCGGAAAATTAAAACAAAATGCAGAAGAACAGATCAAACAATGTTTTGAAAATTCAGATTTAACAAGAAATAACTTGGCATATCAAGAACATGTAATGGATATGGGTTGGTATCTGTCTGTGGTAGATAGAATTAGCGGTTATGCATTGGGAGATTTTGCAAAAGCAATGGAGATGGCAAAAATGAACGCACATGCGTTAGCATGGAGACCATCGTTGATAGTTAGAAGTGCAGTGGCATATTTTGAAGAATTGTTAAACAAAGAGACGGATATGGCAAAAGCAATTCTCAAAGTGTTACCAAAAGAAATGCGAAAAAATTTCTTTGATGCAGTATTATCATTTATGAAAATCAGGCAACAAGAGATTACAATTCAAGCAGATTATTCATACGAAAATTTGAAAATGATTCCTACGATCGAGTCAATGATAACAAGAAATGACCCAAAATTCATAGAATCATTATATAAAATATTTTTAGAATTGCCTAGACCGCTGCAATTTGAAAAAGAAAATTTTGAAAAATCAGTCAAAGATCCTCGAGTAATTATCAATACATTAAGACTAAATGACAAAAATGGAGAAATAATCGGATTTTCAAAAGGAGGACCGCTGGAGAATTACAAATTGCGTGAAGAGATTAGAGATGAAAATTATGGTTTAGGAAATACAATATTTTTAGAACCTTTGGCTTTGAAAATGGGTTATTGGGGATTGAAAGGAGGAAGTGAAATGCGTCACATGTTTATCATGCAATCGCACTCCATGAAATTCAAGTATATGACCAGTTTTGCATTAAGAGATGTCATTAGATCTAGGATAGATAAAGAGCAAGCAGAATTTGTCACTCTGTTTGACCCAGAGAGATGGGATTACTATAGAATTCAAATATAG
- a CDS encoding tyrosine-type recombinase/integrase has protein sequence MIVAEPTFTKTRNIENYLDRIQLKSKGTIKNIESYLRRFDSYLQDTYNKPNEVILDEILSMKNNQDVVLFDILQDFVNYLSGKTNRLNANTISSGYVRHTVYAIKGYLRFYGFKITSDDLKDALTLPRIVEEEREPLTREQLHLILNNQTGLRRVLYLVMSSSGMRPSEVLQIRKCDLELEKYERILVKIPAKITKTKKPRITFISKEAEKELLPYLKKINGNSFIFNPSNKTMEQIRLSELQIFGRLREKIGLSEKYESGIFHVSLGDSLRSWFVTKCNRVDYGFGHALAGHDQYMKRYDRLTLEDKIELYLKAEKSLQVFEYLDDDKEKKIQELEQKYEITNKKLELVLNMIENSQKNKSQIVIGRKNNFDDL, from the coding sequence TTGATCGTCGCAGAACCTACTTTTACCAAGACTCGCAACATTGAGAACTACCTTGATAGAATCCAACTAAAATCAAAAGGAACAATCAAAAATATTGAGTCCTACCTGAGAAGGTTTGATAGTTATCTGCAAGACACATACAACAAACCAAACGAGGTAATCCTTGATGAAATACTATCCATGAAGAACAATCAAGACGTGGTACTTTTTGATATTTTGCAGGATTTTGTGAATTACCTTAGTGGAAAGACAAATCGTCTAAATGCCAACACCATTAGTTCTGGTTATGTCCGACACACAGTATATGCAATCAAGGGCTATCTTCGATTCTATGGATTCAAGATAACCTCTGATGATCTTAAAGATGCTCTAACCTTGCCTAGAATTGTGGAGGAAGAAAGAGAACCGCTAACAAGAGAACAATTACATCTGATACTGAATAATCAAACGGGCTTGAGGCGAGTGCTATATCTCGTAATGTCCTCTAGCGGAATGCGACCAAGTGAGGTATTGCAAATTAGAAAGTGTGATTTAGAGTTGGAAAAATATGAGCGAATCCTAGTCAAGATTCCTGCAAAAATCACAAAGACCAAAAAACCTAGAATCACCTTTATCTCAAAAGAGGCCGAAAAGGAACTACTACCATATCTTAAAAAAATCAATGGCAACTCGTTTATTTTCAATCCTTCAAACAAGACAATGGAGCAAATACGGCTAAGTGAACTGCAAATTTTTGGCAGACTGCGTGAGAAGATTGGATTATCTGAGAAGTACGAGTCTGGAATATTTCATGTGTCCTTGGGTGATTCATTACGCTCTTGGTTTGTGACTAAATGTAATAGAGTTGATTATGGATTTGGCCATGCTCTAGCAGGCCATGATCAATACATGAAAAGATATGATAGATTGACCCTTGAGGACAAGATTGAACTATACCTCAAAGCAGAAAAATCATTACAAGTTTTTGAATATCTGGATGACGATAAAGAAAAGAAAATACAAGAACTGGAACAAAAATATGAAATTACCAATAAAAAATTAGAACTTGTATTGAATATGATTGAAAATTCACAGAAAAACAAATCTCAAATTGTTATTGGCAGGAAAAATAATTTTGACGACTTATAA